A DNA window from Citrobacter tructae contains the following coding sequences:
- a CDS encoding phage major tail tube protein, translating to MALPRKLKHLNLFNDGNNWQGIVESLTLPKFTRKFEKYRGGGMAGAVDVDMGLDDGALDTEFSIGGMESLIFKQLAKTTADGVQLRFTASIQRDDTGEVQAVELVVRGRHKEIDSGELKTGESNSTKVSSTNSYAKLTINGEVLYEVDTINMVEIVDGVDLMEAHRHAIGL from the coding sequence ATGGCTTTACCTCGTAAGTTAAAACACCTGAACCTGTTCAACGACGGGAACAACTGGCAGGGGATCGTTGAGTCCCTGACCCTGCCGAAATTTACCCGCAAGTTTGAGAAGTATCGCGGCGGCGGCATGGCTGGCGCGGTGGATGTGGACATGGGGCTGGATGACGGCGCACTGGACACGGAATTTTCCATTGGCGGGATGGAGTCGCTGATCTTCAAGCAGCTCGCCAAAACCACCGCCGACGGCGTGCAACTGCGCTTTACTGCGTCCATCCAGCGCGATGACACCGGGGAAGTGCAGGCCGTGGAGCTGGTAGTGCGCGGACGTCACAAAGAAATCGACTCCGGCGAGCTGAAAACCGGAGAGAGCAACAGCACCAAAGTCAGCAGCACCAACAGCTACGCCAAACTGACCATTAACGGTGAAGTGCTCTATGAGGTCGATACGATCAACATGGTCGAAATCGTGGACGGCGTAGACCTGATGGAAGCGCACCGCCACGCCATCGGCCTCTGA
- a CDS encoding phage tail assembly protein, whose product MSDKVNEKTVVLDTPILRGKSEIKEVVLRKPQSGALRGTRLQAIMDMDVSAMMTIIPRISSPTLTPQEMAELDPADLTAMSVEVVTFLLKKSVLADLPTA is encoded by the coding sequence ATGAGCGACAAAGTAAACGAAAAAACCGTGGTACTTGATACGCCAATCCTGCGTGGTAAAAGCGAAATCAAAGAGGTGGTGCTGCGCAAGCCGCAATCCGGTGCACTGCGTGGCACCCGCCTGCAGGCCATTATGGACATGGACGTGAGCGCAATGATGACCATCATTCCGCGCATTTCCAGCCCGACGCTGACCCCGCAGGAAATGGCAGAGCTGGACCCGGCGGACCTCACCGCCATGTCCGTGGAGGTGGTCACTTTTTTGTTGAAGAAATCGGTGCTTGCCGATTTGCCGACAGCCTGA
- a CDS encoding phage tail sheath protein: MAQDYHHGVRVEEINEGTRTITTVSTAIVGMVCTGDDADPSVFPLNKPVLLTDVLTASGKAGESGTLARSLDAIADQVKPVTVVVRVEQGETEAETTTNIIGGVTSDGKKTGIKALLSAQSQLGVKPRILGVPGHDNQAVATELLGVAQSLRGFAYLSAYGCKTVEEAITYRENFSQREGMLIWPDFINFDTVLQADATAFATARALGLRAKIDEQTGWHKTLSNVGVNGVTGLSADVFWDLQDPATDAGLLNQNDVNTLIRKDGFRFWGSRSLSDDPLFQFESYTRTAQVLADIMAEAHMWAVDKPLNPSLARDIIEGIRAKMRSLVSQGYLIGGDCWLDEAVNDKDTLKAGKLLIDYDYTPVPPLENLLLRQRITDQYLMNFASQVSA; encoded by the coding sequence ATGGCTCAGGATTACCACCACGGGGTGCGCGTTGAGGAAATCAACGAGGGCACCCGCACCATTACCACGGTGAGCACCGCTATTGTGGGAATGGTCTGCACCGGGGATGACGCCGATCCGTCAGTGTTCCCCCTCAATAAACCTGTCTTACTGACTGATGTGCTGACCGCCAGCGGCAAAGCGGGCGAGTCCGGCACGCTGGCCCGTTCGCTGGATGCGATTGCCGACCAGGTCAAACCTGTCACCGTGGTTGTCCGCGTGGAGCAGGGCGAAACCGAAGCGGAAACCACCACCAACATCATCGGCGGCGTGACGTCTGACGGTAAAAAAACGGGCATCAAGGCGCTGTTGTCTGCGCAGTCGCAGTTGGGCGTTAAGCCACGCATCCTCGGTGTGCCGGGCCATGACAACCAGGCTGTGGCGACGGAGCTGCTGGGTGTGGCGCAGAGTCTGCGCGGGTTCGCGTACCTCTCCGCCTACGGCTGCAAAACCGTGGAAGAGGCGATCACCTACCGTGAGAACTTCAGCCAGCGCGAGGGGATGCTGATCTGGCCTGACTTCATCAACTTTGACACCGTGCTGCAGGCGGATGCAACGGCGTTTGCCACGGCCCGCGCCCTGGGCCTGCGCGCCAAAATCGACGAGCAGACCGGGTGGCACAAAACCCTGTCCAACGTCGGCGTGAACGGTGTCACCGGACTGTCTGCGGATGTGTTCTGGGATCTGCAGGACCCGGCAACGGATGCGGGGCTGCTGAACCAGAACGACGTCAACACGCTGATCCGCAAAGATGGCTTCCGTTTCTGGGGTTCCCGCAGCCTCAGTGACGATCCCCTGTTCCAGTTTGAAAGTTACACCCGCACGGCGCAGGTGCTGGCTGACATCATGGCAGAGGCGCACATGTGGGCAGTGGACAAGCCGCTTAACCCGTCGCTGGCCCGCGACATTATCGAAGGTATCCGCGCCAAAATGCGCAGTCTGGTGAGCCAGGGCTACCTCATCGGCGGTGACTGCTGGCTGGATGAGGCTGTGAACGACAAGGACACGCTCAAGGCCGGGAAGCTGCTGATCGATTACGACTACACGCCAGTGCCACCACTGGAAAATCTGCTGCTACGCCAGCGCATCACTGACCAGTACCTGATGAACTTTGCCAGCCAGGTCAGCGCATAA